One Oscillospiraceae bacterium genomic region harbors:
- the glgA gene encoding glycogen synthase GlgA — protein sequence MKVLYVTSECAPFVKTGGLADVMGALPRAAAAKRVSVRVMMPLYGSIGEQWRSQMQFVKYVYISLSWRNLYCGLFEMKKDGMVYYFLDNEYYFKRGELYGHFDDGERFAFFSKAASDILPELDWKPDVVHVNDWQTALVPVYIHRLYAGHPFYEGIRTVLTIHNIEYQGRYDRALVGDIFGLPDSFVEDGTLAFMGGISLLRGGIECASAVTTVSPTYADELQYPFYAHGMEGVLTRNRHKLSGILNGIDMTLYDPKTDPNLEHNFGPDTLSDRVYNKLDLQKILALNQDETIPIIAMVSRLVGHKGLDLVTASLDAIMDMSVQLVILGRGDWHYEQVFINAQNTYSGRLSASIMVNFGLAMKLFGGADIFLMPSQAEPCGLSQMMAMRYGAVPVVRETGGLRDTVHPYIPETGEGNGFTFANYNAGDMQYVLSQAVETYHNKEAWAVLQRRNMGLDFGWSDSAAKYLTLYRNLTGKR from the coding sequence ATGAAAGTTCTGTATGTCACCAGTGAGTGCGCTCCGTTCGTCAAAACCGGGGGCCTGGCCGACGTGATGGGCGCGCTGCCGCGGGCGGCGGCGGCCAAGCGCGTGTCAGTGCGCGTCATGATGCCGCTGTACGGTTCCATCGGCGAGCAATGGCGTTCGCAGATGCAGTTTGTCAAGTATGTATACATCAGCCTCTCCTGGCGCAACCTGTATTGCGGGTTGTTCGAGATGAAAAAAGACGGCATGGTGTACTATTTTCTCGACAACGAGTACTACTTCAAGCGCGGCGAGCTCTATGGGCATTTTGACGACGGGGAACGGTTCGCCTTCTTCTCGAAGGCGGCGTCGGACATCCTGCCCGAGCTGGACTGGAAGCCGGACGTCGTCCATGTGAACGACTGGCAGACGGCGCTGGTACCCGTCTACATCCACAGACTGTATGCGGGCCACCCGTTTTACGAGGGCATACGCACGGTGCTGACCATTCACAACATAGAATATCAGGGGCGTTACGACAGGGCGCTCGTTGGAGATATCTTCGGCTTGCCCGACAGCTTTGTGGAGGACGGCACGCTCGCTTTCATGGGGGGGATCTCACTGCTGCGAGGCGGCATTGAATGCGCGAGTGCGGTGACGACCGTGAGCCCCACGTACGCGGACGAACTCCAGTACCCGTTCTACGCCCACGGCATGGAGGGAGTGCTGACGCGCAACCGGCACAAGCTCTCCGGTATTTTAAACGGCATCGACATGACTCTCTACGACCCAAAGACCGACCCGAATCTGGAGCACAACTTTGGGCCGGACACCCTTTCCGACAGGGTATACAACAAGTTGGACCTGCAGAAGATCCTGGCGCTCAACCAAGACGAGACCATTCCGATCATCGCGATGGTCTCCCGTCTGGTCGGACACAAAGGGTTGGATCTCGTCACGGCCTCGCTGGACGCCATCATGGACATGTCGGTCCAGCTGGTGATCCTCGGTCGGGGCGACTGGCACTACGAGCAGGTGTTCATCAACGCGCAGAACACTTACAGCGGCCGTTTGTCGGCCAGCATCATGGTGAACTTCGGCCTCGCGATGAAGCTCTTTGGCGGCGCCGACATCTTCCTCATGCCGTCGCAGGCGGAGCCCTGCGGGCTGTCTCAGATGATGGCCATGCGTTACGGCGCCGTGCCGGTGGTGCGCGAGACCGGCGGGCTGCGCGACACGGTGCATCCTTATATCCCGGAGACGGGGGAGGGCAACGGGTTTACATTTGCCAACTACAACGCCGGCGACATGCAATATGTGCTGAGCCAGGCAGTGGAAACGTACCACAACAAAGAGGCGTGGGCCGTGCTGCAAAGGCGCAACATGGGTCTCGACTTTGGCTGGAGCGATTCGGCCGCCAAATATCTGACGCTATACCGGAACCTGACGGGTAAGCGGTAA